The following are encoded together in the Variovorax sp. PBS-H4 genome:
- the clpS gene encoding ATP-dependent Clp protease adapter ClpS: MATKIPSTPPNPPAVTPGRDDGDAVVIERRPQKTAPPQMYQVVMLNDDYTPMEFVIVVIQEFFNKDRETATQIMLKIHLDGRGVCGVYSRDMAATKVNQVMEAAHQAGHPLQCVSEPVE; the protein is encoded by the coding sequence ATGGCTACCAAAATCCCTTCGACCCCTCCCAACCCTCCGGCTGTAACGCCGGGGCGGGACGATGGCGATGCGGTCGTGATCGAGCGGCGCCCCCAAAAAACCGCGCCGCCCCAGATGTATCAGGTCGTGATGCTCAATGACGACTACACGCCCATGGAGTTCGTGATCGTCGTGATCCAGGAGTTCTTCAACAAGGACCGTGAAACGGCGACCCAGATCATGCTCAAGATTCATCTCGACGGACGCGGTGTCTGCGGCGTTTATTCCCGCGACATGGCAGCCACCAAGGTCAATCAGGTGATGGAGGCGGCTCACCAGGCCGGACATCCGCTTCAGTGCGTCAGTGAACCGGTTGAATAA